A portion of the Candidatus Poribacteria bacterium genome contains these proteins:
- the infA gene encoding translation initiation factor IF-1, whose translation MQVEDQEQTPSKNDKIEVEGTVVEPLPNAMFRVELDNKHQILAHISGRMRKFFIKILPGDKVTVELSPYDLTRGRITYRKK comes from the coding sequence ATCCAAGTCGAAGACCAAGAGCAAACGCCCTCTAAAAACGATAAAATAGAGGTTGAAGGCACTGTCGTGGAACCCTTACCCAATGCGATGTTCCGTGTAGAATTGGACAATAAGCATCAGATTCTCGCACATATCTCCGGTAGAATGCGAAAGTTCTTTATCAAAATTTTGCCGGGCGATAAGGTAACTGTGGAGCTATCCCCCTACGATCTCACGCGGGGACGTATTACCTACCGGAAAAAGTAG